In a genomic window of Drosophila takahashii strain IR98-3 E-12201 chromosome 3L, DtakHiC1v2, whole genome shotgun sequence:
- the Ogdh gene encoding 2-oxoglutarate dehydrogenase complex component E1 isoform X4, whose product MHRAHTAFSLALSPMAHKNFATWLLKSSSSQQMAKVTAAAAVRTYNSAAAEPFANGSTASYVEEMYNAWLRDPTSVHTSWDAYFRSNSYVSPPNLAPVQANTLPLTAFNFGGAVSGAAPDSKTIDDHLAVQAIIRSYQIRGHNIAHLDPLEINTPELPGNSSTKSIYANFSFGEQDMERQFKLPSTTFIGGDEASLPLKEILNRLENVYCNKIGVEFMFINSLEQCNWIRKRFETPGVLNFSPEEKRLILARLTRATGFEAFLAKKYSSEKRFGLEGCEIMIPALKEIIDVSTELGVESVIMGMPHRGRLNTLANVCRKPLNQIFTQFAGLEAADDGSGDVKYHLGTYIERLNRVTNKNIRLAVVANPSHLEAVDPVVQGKTRAEQFYRGDQEGKKVMSILIHGDAAFCGQGVVYETMHLSDLPDYTTHGTIHVVANNQIGFTTDPRFSRSSPYCTDVARVVNAPIFHVNADDPEAVMHVCKVAAEWRATFHKDCVIDLVGYRRNGHNEIDEPMFTQPLMYQKIRKHKNCLDLYADKLIAEGTVTGEEVKSVAAKYENICEEAFALAKTETHVKYKDWLDSPWSGFFEGKDPLKVAPTGVKEETLIHIGNRFSSPPPNAAEFVIHKGLLRVLAARKAMVDDKMADWALGEAMAFGSLLKEGIHVRLSGQDVERGTFSHRHHVLHHQLVDKATYNSLQHMYPDQAPYSVSNSSLSEYAVLGFEHGYSMTNPNALVLWEAQFGDFSNTAQSIIDQFISSGQSKWVRQSGLVMLLPHGMEGMGPEHSSCRVERFLQMSSDDPDYFPPESDEFGVRQLHDINWIVANCSTPANYYHILRRQIALPFRKPLILCTPKSLLRHPEAKSPFSEMSEGSEFQRIIPDNGPAGQNPSNVKKVVFCSGRVYYDLTKTRTEKKLESDVAIVRVEQISPFPFDLVKEQANLYKNAELVWAQEEHKNQGSWTYVQPRFLTALNHSRDISYVGRACGASTATGSKAQHIRELNALLNDAIST is encoded by the exons ATGCATAGAGCCCACACAGCCTTCAGCCTGGCCTTGTCGCCGATGGCACACAAGAACTTCGCCACATGGCTGctcaagagcagcagcagtcagCAG ATGGCCAAGGTAACTGCAGCGGCCGCTGTGCGCACCTACAACTCCGCGGCTGCCGAACCTTTTGCCAACGGCAGCACCGCCTCCTATGTGGAGGAGATGTACAACGCCTGGCTGCGGGATCCCACTTCCGTGCACACC TCCTGGGATGCGTACTTCCGCAGCAACAGCTACGTCAGCCCGCCGAACCTGGCACCCGTGCAGGCCAACACCCTGCCGCTGACCGCCTTCAACTTCGGAGGAGCCGTCTCCGGCGCTGCGCCCGACTCCAAGACCATCGACGACCATCTGGCCGTCCAGGCCATCATCAGGAGCTACCAG ATTCGAGGACATAATATTGCTCACCTCGATCCACTCGAAATTAATACACCAGAATTGCCTGGCAACTCCTCGACGAAATCCATTTACGCTAATTTCAGTTTTG gcGAGCAGGACATGGAGCGCCAGTTCAAGCTTCCCAGCACCACCTTCATTGGAGGCGATGAGGCCTCCTTGCCGCTGAA GGAAATCCTGAACCGCCTGGAGAACGTCTACTGCAACAAGATCGGCGTGGAGTTCATGTTCATCAACTCCCTGGAGCAGTGCAACTGGATCCGCAAGCGTTTCGAGACCCCCGGCGTGCTGAACTTCTCGCCCGAGGAGAAGCGCCTGATCCTGGCCCGTTTGACCCGTGCCACCGGCTTCGAGGCCTTCCTGGCCAAGAAGTACTCCTCCGAGAAGCGTTTCGGTCTGGAGGGCTGCGAGATCATGATCCCGGCCCTCAAGGAGATCATCGATGTGTCCACCGAGCTGGGCGTGGAGTCGGTCATCATGGGCATGCCCCATCGTGGACGTCTCAACACCTTGGCCAATGTGTGCCGCAAGCCCTTGAACCAGATCTTCACCCAGTTCGCTGGTCTGGAGGCTGCTGATGAT GGTTCCGGTGATGTCAAGTACCATTTGGGCACCTACATCGAGCGCCTGAACCGcgtgacaaacaagaacatCCGCCTGGCCGTCGTGGCCAATCCTTCGCATCTGGAGGCCGTCGATCCCGTCGTGCAGGGCAAGACCCGTGCCGAGCAGTTCTACCGCGGCGACCAGGAGGGCAAGAAGGTCATGTCCATTCTGATCCACGGCGACGCCGCCTTCTGCGGCCAGGGCGTTGTCTACGAGACGATGCATCTGTCGGATCTGCCCGACTACACCACCCACGGCACCATCCACGTGGTGGCCAACAACCAGATCGGCTTCACCACCGATCCCCGCTTCTCGCGGTCCTCGCCCTACTGTACCGATGTGGCTCGTGTGGTCAATGCCCCCATTTTCCACGTCAATGCTGATGATCCCGAGGCCGTGATGCATGTGTGCAAGGTGGCTGCCGAGTGGCGTGCCACTTTCCACAAGGATTGCGTTATTGATCTGGTCGGCTACCGACGCAACGGACACAACGAGATCGACGAGCCCATGTTCACGCAACCGCTGATGTACCAGAAGATCCGCAAGCACAAGAACTGCTTGGATTTGTATGCCGACAAGCTGATTGCCGAGGGCACCGTCACCGGCGAGGAGGTCAAGTCGGTGGCCGCCAAGTACGAGAACATTTGCGAGGAGGCCTTCGCTTTGGCCAAGACCGAGACGCACGTCAAGTACAAGGACTGGCTCGACTCGCCCTGGTCCGGCTTCTTCGAGGGCAAGGACCCCCTGAAGGTGGCGCCCACGGGTGTGAAGGAGGAGACCCTCATCCACATTGGCAACCGCTTCTCGTCGCCGCCTCCGAACGCTGCTGAATTCGTCATCCACAA GGGTCTCCTGCGCGTGTTGGCCGCCCGCAAGGCCATGGTGGACGACAAGATGGCCGATTGGGCTCTGGGCGAGGCCATGGCCTTCGGCTCCCTGCTGAAGGAGGGCATTCACGTACGCCTCTCGGGACAGGATGTGGAGCGCGGCACCTTCTCGCACCGTCACCACGTGCTGCACCACCAGCTGGTGGACAAGGCCACCTACAACTCGCTGCAGCACATGTACCCGGATCAGGCGCCCTACTCCGTCTCCAACAGCTCGCTGTCGGAGTATGCAGTCCTCGGCTTCGAGCACGGCTACTCGATGACCAATCCCAATGCCCTGGTGCTCTGGGAGGCCCAGTTCGGTGACTTCAGCAACACGGCCCAGTCGATCATCGATCAGTTCATCTCCAGCGGTCAGTCCAAGTGGGTGCGCCAGTCGGGCCTGGTGATGCTGCTGCCCCACGGCATGGAGGGCATGGGACCCGAGCACTCCTCGTGCCGCGTCGAACGCTTCCTGCAGATGAGCAGCGACGATCCCGACTACTTCCCCCCGGAGTCCGATGAGTTCGGAGTGCGACAGCTGCACGACATCAACTGGATCGTGGCCAACTGCTCGACGCCCGCCAACTACTATCACATCCTGCGCCGCCAGATCGCCTTGCCCTTCCGCAAGCCCCTCATCCTGTGCACGCCCAAGTCGCTGCTGCGCCACCCGGAGGCCAAGAGTCCCTTCAGCGAGATGAGCGAGGGCAGCGAGTTCCAGCGCATCATCCCCGACAACGGCCCCGCCGGCCAGAATCCCAGCAACGTGAAGAAGGTCGTCTTCTGCTCGGGCCGCGTCTACTACGATCTGACCAAGACGCGTACGGAAAAGAAGCTGGAGAGCGACGTCGCCATCGTGCGCGTGGAGCAG ATCTCTCCCTTCCCCTTCGATCTGGTCAAGGAGCAGGCCAATCTGTACAAGAACGCCGAGCTCGTTTGGGCCCAGGAGGAGCACAAGAACCAGGGCAGCTGGACCTACGTGCAGCCTCGTTTCCTCACCGCCCTGAACCACAGCCGCGACATCAG CTATGTTGGTCGTGCCTGCGGAGCCTCTACCGCCACAGGATCGAAGGCCCAGCACATCCGTGAGCTGAACGCGCTGCTCAACGACGCGATTTCGACCTAA
- the Ogdh gene encoding 2-oxoglutarate dehydrogenase-like, mitochondrial isoform X1: MHRAHTAFSLALSPMAHKNFATWLLKSSSSQQMAKVTAAAAVRTYNSAAAEPFANGSTASYVEEMYNAWLRDPTSVHTSWDAYFRSNSYVSPPNLAPVQANTLPLTAFNFGGAVSGAAPDSKTIDDHLAVQAIIRSYQSRGHLASDLDPMGILTREKTVCKDGLARRANEDVLRQHSGFLFGEQDMERQFKLPSTTFIGGDEASLPLKEILNRLENVYCNKIGVEFMFINSLEQCNWIRKRFETPGVLNFSPEEKRLILARLTRATGFEAFLAKKYSSEKRFGLEGCEIMIPALKEIIDVSTELGVESVIMGMPHRGRLNTLANVCRKPLNQIFTQFAGLEAADDGSGDVKYHLGTYIERLNRVTNKNIRLAVVANPSHLEAVDPVVQGKTRAEQFYRGDQEGKKVMSILIHGDAAFCGQGVVYETMHLSDLPDYTTHGTIHVVANNQIGFTTDPRFSRSSPYCTDVARVVNAPIFHVNADDPEAVMHVCKVAAEWRATFHKDCVIDLVGYRRNGHNEIDEPMFTQPLMYQKIRKHKNCLDLYADKLIAEGTVTGEEVKSVAAKYENICEEAFALAKTETHVKYKDWLDSPWSGFFEGKDPLKVAPTGVKEETLIHIGNRFSSPPPNAAEFVIHKGLLRVLAARKAMVDDKMADWALGEAMAFGSLLKEGIHVRLSGQDVERGTFSHRHHVLHHQLVDKATYNSLQHMYPDQAPYSVSNSSLSEYAVLGFEHGYSMTNPNALVLWEAQFGDFSNTAQSIIDQFISSGQSKWVRQSGLVMLLPHGMEGMGPEHSSCRVERFLQMSSDDPDYFPPESDEFGVRQLHDINWIVANCSTPANYYHILRRQIALPFRKPLILCTPKSLLRHPEAKSPFSEMSEGSEFQRIIPDNGPAGQNPSNVKKVVFCSGRVYYDLTKTRTEKKLESDVAIVRVEQISPFPFDLVKEQANLYKNAELVWAQEEHKNQGSWTYVQPRFLTALNHSRDISQSDEQSSSTNTTTTTDHTNHESATANDSDSNSKPWLSRMFAASNSNGGDPKDPAVTLGGDFNAAKHFDLKNVRHDFNRPAGIAAAPGGRIAKTGRKISYVGRACGASTATGSKAQHIRELNALLNDAIST, translated from the exons ATGCATAGAGCCCACACAGCCTTCAGCCTGGCCTTGTCGCCGATGGCACACAAGAACTTCGCCACATGGCTGctcaagagcagcagcagtcagCAG ATGGCCAAGGTAACTGCAGCGGCCGCTGTGCGCACCTACAACTCCGCGGCTGCCGAACCTTTTGCCAACGGCAGCACCGCCTCCTATGTGGAGGAGATGTACAACGCCTGGCTGCGGGATCCCACTTCCGTGCACACC TCCTGGGATGCGTACTTCCGCAGCAACAGCTACGTCAGCCCGCCGAACCTGGCACCCGTGCAGGCCAACACCCTGCCGCTGACCGCCTTCAACTTCGGAGGAGCCGTCTCCGGCGCTGCGCCCGACTCCAAGACCATCGACGACCATCTGGCCGTCCAGGCCATCATCAGGAGCTACCAG TCACGAGGTCATTTGGCATCTGATCTGGATCCGATGGGAATTTTGACTCGCGAAAAAACCGTCTGCAAGGATGGGCTAGCACGTCGTGCTAACGAAGATGTGCTCAGGCAGCATTCTGGGTTTTTGTTTG gcGAGCAGGACATGGAGCGCCAGTTCAAGCTTCCCAGCACCACCTTCATTGGAGGCGATGAGGCCTCCTTGCCGCTGAA GGAAATCCTGAACCGCCTGGAGAACGTCTACTGCAACAAGATCGGCGTGGAGTTCATGTTCATCAACTCCCTGGAGCAGTGCAACTGGATCCGCAAGCGTTTCGAGACCCCCGGCGTGCTGAACTTCTCGCCCGAGGAGAAGCGCCTGATCCTGGCCCGTTTGACCCGTGCCACCGGCTTCGAGGCCTTCCTGGCCAAGAAGTACTCCTCCGAGAAGCGTTTCGGTCTGGAGGGCTGCGAGATCATGATCCCGGCCCTCAAGGAGATCATCGATGTGTCCACCGAGCTGGGCGTGGAGTCGGTCATCATGGGCATGCCCCATCGTGGACGTCTCAACACCTTGGCCAATGTGTGCCGCAAGCCCTTGAACCAGATCTTCACCCAGTTCGCTGGTCTGGAGGCTGCTGATGAT GGTTCCGGTGATGTCAAGTACCATTTGGGCACCTACATCGAGCGCCTGAACCGcgtgacaaacaagaacatCCGCCTGGCCGTCGTGGCCAATCCTTCGCATCTGGAGGCCGTCGATCCCGTCGTGCAGGGCAAGACCCGTGCCGAGCAGTTCTACCGCGGCGACCAGGAGGGCAAGAAGGTCATGTCCATTCTGATCCACGGCGACGCCGCCTTCTGCGGCCAGGGCGTTGTCTACGAGACGATGCATCTGTCGGATCTGCCCGACTACACCACCCACGGCACCATCCACGTGGTGGCCAACAACCAGATCGGCTTCACCACCGATCCCCGCTTCTCGCGGTCCTCGCCCTACTGTACCGATGTGGCTCGTGTGGTCAATGCCCCCATTTTCCACGTCAATGCTGATGATCCCGAGGCCGTGATGCATGTGTGCAAGGTGGCTGCCGAGTGGCGTGCCACTTTCCACAAGGATTGCGTTATTGATCTGGTCGGCTACCGACGCAACGGACACAACGAGATCGACGAGCCCATGTTCACGCAACCGCTGATGTACCAGAAGATCCGCAAGCACAAGAACTGCTTGGATTTGTATGCCGACAAGCTGATTGCCGAGGGCACCGTCACCGGCGAGGAGGTCAAGTCGGTGGCCGCCAAGTACGAGAACATTTGCGAGGAGGCCTTCGCTTTGGCCAAGACCGAGACGCACGTCAAGTACAAGGACTGGCTCGACTCGCCCTGGTCCGGCTTCTTCGAGGGCAAGGACCCCCTGAAGGTGGCGCCCACGGGTGTGAAGGAGGAGACCCTCATCCACATTGGCAACCGCTTCTCGTCGCCGCCTCCGAACGCTGCTGAATTCGTCATCCACAA GGGTCTCCTGCGCGTGTTGGCCGCCCGCAAGGCCATGGTGGACGACAAGATGGCCGATTGGGCTCTGGGCGAGGCCATGGCCTTCGGCTCCCTGCTGAAGGAGGGCATTCACGTACGCCTCTCGGGACAGGATGTGGAGCGCGGCACCTTCTCGCACCGTCACCACGTGCTGCACCACCAGCTGGTGGACAAGGCCACCTACAACTCGCTGCAGCACATGTACCCGGATCAGGCGCCCTACTCCGTCTCCAACAGCTCGCTGTCGGAGTATGCAGTCCTCGGCTTCGAGCACGGCTACTCGATGACCAATCCCAATGCCCTGGTGCTCTGGGAGGCCCAGTTCGGTGACTTCAGCAACACGGCCCAGTCGATCATCGATCAGTTCATCTCCAGCGGTCAGTCCAAGTGGGTGCGCCAGTCGGGCCTGGTGATGCTGCTGCCCCACGGCATGGAGGGCATGGGACCCGAGCACTCCTCGTGCCGCGTCGAACGCTTCCTGCAGATGAGCAGCGACGATCCCGACTACTTCCCCCCGGAGTCCGATGAGTTCGGAGTGCGACAGCTGCACGACATCAACTGGATCGTGGCCAACTGCTCGACGCCCGCCAACTACTATCACATCCTGCGCCGCCAGATCGCCTTGCCCTTCCGCAAGCCCCTCATCCTGTGCACGCCCAAGTCGCTGCTGCGCCACCCGGAGGCCAAGAGTCCCTTCAGCGAGATGAGCGAGGGCAGCGAGTTCCAGCGCATCATCCCCGACAACGGCCCCGCCGGCCAGAATCCCAGCAACGTGAAGAAGGTCGTCTTCTGCTCGGGCCGCGTCTACTACGATCTGACCAAGACGCGTACGGAAAAGAAGCTGGAGAGCGACGTCGCCATCGTGCGCGTGGAGCAG ATCTCTCCCTTCCCCTTCGATCTGGTCAAGGAGCAGGCCAATCTGTACAAGAACGCCGAGCTCGTTTGGGCCCAGGAGGAGCACAAGAACCAGGGCAGCTGGACCTACGTGCAGCCTCGTTTCCTCACCGCCCTGAACCACAGCCGCGACATCAG CCAAAGCGATGAGCAATCCTCCTCCACCAATACTACCACTACTACTGATCATACTAATCACGAATCCGCCACCGCCAACGATTCCGATTCTAACTCGAAACCCTGGCTGAGTCGCATGTTCGCCGCCTCGAACTCGAACGGCGGCGATCCTAAGGATCCGGCGGTGACCCTAGGCGGTGACTTTAATGCCGCCAAGCACTTTGATTTAAAGAACGTACGACACGATTTCAATAGGCCCGCGGGCATCGCGGCCGCTCCGGGCGGACGTATAGCGAAAACCGGACGCAAAATTAG CTATGTTGGTCGTGCCTGCGGAGCCTCTACCGCCACAGGATCGAAGGCCCAGCACATCCGTGAGCTGAACGCGCTGCTCAACGACGCGATTTCGACCTAA
- the Ogdh gene encoding 2-oxoglutarate dehydrogenase-like, mitochondrial isoform X2 yields the protein MHRAHTAFSLALSPMAHKNFATWLLKSSSSQQMAKVTAAAAVRTYNSAAAEPFANGSTASYVEEMYNAWLRDPTSVHTSWDAYFRSNSYVSPPNLAPVQANTLPLTAFNFGGAVSGAAPDSKTIDDHLAVQAIIRSYQIRGHNIAHLDPLEINTPELPGNSSTKSIYANFSFGEQDMERQFKLPSTTFIGGDEASLPLKEILNRLENVYCNKIGVEFMFINSLEQCNWIRKRFETPGVLNFSPEEKRLILARLTRATGFEAFLAKKYSSEKRFGLEGCEIMIPALKEIIDVSTELGVESVIMGMPHRGRLNTLANVCRKPLNQIFTQFAGLEAADDGSGDVKYHLGTYIERLNRVTNKNIRLAVVANPSHLEAVDPVVQGKTRAEQFYRGDQEGKKVMSILIHGDAAFCGQGVVYETMHLSDLPDYTTHGTIHVVANNQIGFTTDPRFSRSSPYCTDVARVVNAPIFHVNADDPEAVMHVCKVAAEWRATFHKDCVIDLVGYRRNGHNEIDEPMFTQPLMYQKIRKHKNCLDLYADKLIAEGTVTGEEVKSVAAKYENICEEAFALAKTETHVKYKDWLDSPWSGFFEGKDPLKVAPTGVKEETLIHIGNRFSSPPPNAAEFVIHKGLLRVLAARKAMVDDKMADWALGEAMAFGSLLKEGIHVRLSGQDVERGTFSHRHHVLHHQLVDKATYNSLQHMYPDQAPYSVSNSSLSEYAVLGFEHGYSMTNPNALVLWEAQFGDFSNTAQSIIDQFISSGQSKWVRQSGLVMLLPHGMEGMGPEHSSCRVERFLQMSSDDPDYFPPESDEFGVRQLHDINWIVANCSTPANYYHILRRQIALPFRKPLILCTPKSLLRHPEAKSPFSEMSEGSEFQRIIPDNGPAGQNPSNVKKVVFCSGRVYYDLTKTRTEKKLESDVAIVRVEQISPFPFDLVKEQANLYKNAELVWAQEEHKNQGSWTYVQPRFLTALNHSRDISQSDEQSSSTNTTTTTDHTNHESATANDSDSNSKPWLSRMFAASNSNGGDPKDPAVTLGGDFNAAKHFDLKNVRHDFNRPAGIAAAPGGRIAKTGRKISYVGRACGASTATGSKAQHIRELNALLNDAIST from the exons ATGCATAGAGCCCACACAGCCTTCAGCCTGGCCTTGTCGCCGATGGCACACAAGAACTTCGCCACATGGCTGctcaagagcagcagcagtcagCAG ATGGCCAAGGTAACTGCAGCGGCCGCTGTGCGCACCTACAACTCCGCGGCTGCCGAACCTTTTGCCAACGGCAGCACCGCCTCCTATGTGGAGGAGATGTACAACGCCTGGCTGCGGGATCCCACTTCCGTGCACACC TCCTGGGATGCGTACTTCCGCAGCAACAGCTACGTCAGCCCGCCGAACCTGGCACCCGTGCAGGCCAACACCCTGCCGCTGACCGCCTTCAACTTCGGAGGAGCCGTCTCCGGCGCTGCGCCCGACTCCAAGACCATCGACGACCATCTGGCCGTCCAGGCCATCATCAGGAGCTACCAG ATTCGAGGACATAATATTGCTCACCTCGATCCACTCGAAATTAATACACCAGAATTGCCTGGCAACTCCTCGACGAAATCCATTTACGCTAATTTCAGTTTTG gcGAGCAGGACATGGAGCGCCAGTTCAAGCTTCCCAGCACCACCTTCATTGGAGGCGATGAGGCCTCCTTGCCGCTGAA GGAAATCCTGAACCGCCTGGAGAACGTCTACTGCAACAAGATCGGCGTGGAGTTCATGTTCATCAACTCCCTGGAGCAGTGCAACTGGATCCGCAAGCGTTTCGAGACCCCCGGCGTGCTGAACTTCTCGCCCGAGGAGAAGCGCCTGATCCTGGCCCGTTTGACCCGTGCCACCGGCTTCGAGGCCTTCCTGGCCAAGAAGTACTCCTCCGAGAAGCGTTTCGGTCTGGAGGGCTGCGAGATCATGATCCCGGCCCTCAAGGAGATCATCGATGTGTCCACCGAGCTGGGCGTGGAGTCGGTCATCATGGGCATGCCCCATCGTGGACGTCTCAACACCTTGGCCAATGTGTGCCGCAAGCCCTTGAACCAGATCTTCACCCAGTTCGCTGGTCTGGAGGCTGCTGATGAT GGTTCCGGTGATGTCAAGTACCATTTGGGCACCTACATCGAGCGCCTGAACCGcgtgacaaacaagaacatCCGCCTGGCCGTCGTGGCCAATCCTTCGCATCTGGAGGCCGTCGATCCCGTCGTGCAGGGCAAGACCCGTGCCGAGCAGTTCTACCGCGGCGACCAGGAGGGCAAGAAGGTCATGTCCATTCTGATCCACGGCGACGCCGCCTTCTGCGGCCAGGGCGTTGTCTACGAGACGATGCATCTGTCGGATCTGCCCGACTACACCACCCACGGCACCATCCACGTGGTGGCCAACAACCAGATCGGCTTCACCACCGATCCCCGCTTCTCGCGGTCCTCGCCCTACTGTACCGATGTGGCTCGTGTGGTCAATGCCCCCATTTTCCACGTCAATGCTGATGATCCCGAGGCCGTGATGCATGTGTGCAAGGTGGCTGCCGAGTGGCGTGCCACTTTCCACAAGGATTGCGTTATTGATCTGGTCGGCTACCGACGCAACGGACACAACGAGATCGACGAGCCCATGTTCACGCAACCGCTGATGTACCAGAAGATCCGCAAGCACAAGAACTGCTTGGATTTGTATGCCGACAAGCTGATTGCCGAGGGCACCGTCACCGGCGAGGAGGTCAAGTCGGTGGCCGCCAAGTACGAGAACATTTGCGAGGAGGCCTTCGCTTTGGCCAAGACCGAGACGCACGTCAAGTACAAGGACTGGCTCGACTCGCCCTGGTCCGGCTTCTTCGAGGGCAAGGACCCCCTGAAGGTGGCGCCCACGGGTGTGAAGGAGGAGACCCTCATCCACATTGGCAACCGCTTCTCGTCGCCGCCTCCGAACGCTGCTGAATTCGTCATCCACAA GGGTCTCCTGCGCGTGTTGGCCGCCCGCAAGGCCATGGTGGACGACAAGATGGCCGATTGGGCTCTGGGCGAGGCCATGGCCTTCGGCTCCCTGCTGAAGGAGGGCATTCACGTACGCCTCTCGGGACAGGATGTGGAGCGCGGCACCTTCTCGCACCGTCACCACGTGCTGCACCACCAGCTGGTGGACAAGGCCACCTACAACTCGCTGCAGCACATGTACCCGGATCAGGCGCCCTACTCCGTCTCCAACAGCTCGCTGTCGGAGTATGCAGTCCTCGGCTTCGAGCACGGCTACTCGATGACCAATCCCAATGCCCTGGTGCTCTGGGAGGCCCAGTTCGGTGACTTCAGCAACACGGCCCAGTCGATCATCGATCAGTTCATCTCCAGCGGTCAGTCCAAGTGGGTGCGCCAGTCGGGCCTGGTGATGCTGCTGCCCCACGGCATGGAGGGCATGGGACCCGAGCACTCCTCGTGCCGCGTCGAACGCTTCCTGCAGATGAGCAGCGACGATCCCGACTACTTCCCCCCGGAGTCCGATGAGTTCGGAGTGCGACAGCTGCACGACATCAACTGGATCGTGGCCAACTGCTCGACGCCCGCCAACTACTATCACATCCTGCGCCGCCAGATCGCCTTGCCCTTCCGCAAGCCCCTCATCCTGTGCACGCCCAAGTCGCTGCTGCGCCACCCGGAGGCCAAGAGTCCCTTCAGCGAGATGAGCGAGGGCAGCGAGTTCCAGCGCATCATCCCCGACAACGGCCCCGCCGGCCAGAATCCCAGCAACGTGAAGAAGGTCGTCTTCTGCTCGGGCCGCGTCTACTACGATCTGACCAAGACGCGTACGGAAAAGAAGCTGGAGAGCGACGTCGCCATCGTGCGCGTGGAGCAG ATCTCTCCCTTCCCCTTCGATCTGGTCAAGGAGCAGGCCAATCTGTACAAGAACGCCGAGCTCGTTTGGGCCCAGGAGGAGCACAAGAACCAGGGCAGCTGGACCTACGTGCAGCCTCGTTTCCTCACCGCCCTGAACCACAGCCGCGACATCAG CCAAAGCGATGAGCAATCCTCCTCCACCAATACTACCACTACTACTGATCATACTAATCACGAATCCGCCACCGCCAACGATTCCGATTCTAACTCGAAACCCTGGCTGAGTCGCATGTTCGCCGCCTCGAACTCGAACGGCGGCGATCCTAAGGATCCGGCGGTGACCCTAGGCGGTGACTTTAATGCCGCCAAGCACTTTGATTTAAAGAACGTACGACACGATTTCAATAGGCCCGCGGGCATCGCGGCCGCTCCGGGCGGACGTATAGCGAAAACCGGACGCAAAATTAG CTATGTTGGTCGTGCCTGCGGAGCCTCTACCGCCACAGGATCGAAGGCCCAGCACATCCGTGAGCTGAACGCGCTGCTCAACGACGCGATTTCGACCTAA